A single genomic interval of Carassius auratus strain Wakin chromosome 30, ASM336829v1, whole genome shotgun sequence harbors:
- the LOC113049344 gene encoding myosin heavy chain, fast skeletal muscle-like translates to MSTDAEMAVYGKAAIYLRKPEKERIEAQSKPFDAKSACYVVDDKELYVKGTIKSKDGGKVTVIVNDTKEERVAKEDDVHPMNPPKFDKIEDMAMMTHLNEPSVLYNLKERYAAWMIYTYSGLFCATVNPYKWLPVYDAEVVAAYRGKKRMEAPPHIFSVSDNAYQAMLTDRENQSVLITGESGAGKTVNTKRVIQYFATVAVQGDKKKEQQAAGKMQGSLEDQIIAANPLLEAYGNAKTVRNDNSSRFGKFIRIHFGTSGKLASADIETYLLEKSRVTFQLPDERGYHIFYQMMTNHKPELIEMTLITTNPYDFPMCSQGQITVASIDDKEELMATDSAIDILGFSAEEKMGIYKFTGAVLHHGNMKFKQKQREEQAEPDGTEEADKIAYLLGLNSADMLKALCYPRVKVGNEFVTKGQTVPQVYNSVSALSKSIYERMFLWMVVRINQMLDTKQQRNFFIGVLDIAGFEIFDFNSMEQLCINFTNEKLQQFFNHHMFVLEQEEYKKEGIVWEFIDFGMDLAACIELIEKPMGIFSILEEECMFPKATDTSFKNKLYDQHLGKCNAFQKPKPAKGKAEAHFSLVHYAGTVDYNINGWLDKNKDPLNESVVQLYQKSSVKLLATLYPPVVEETGGGKKGGKKKGGSMQTVSSQFRENLGKLMTNLRSTHPHFVRCLIPNESKTPGLMENHLVIHQLRCNGVLEGIRICRKGFPSRILYGDFKQRYKVLNASVIPEGQFIDNKKASEKLLGSIDVDHDQYRFGHTKVFFKAGLLGTLEEMRDEKLAALVTMTQALCRGYLMRREFVKMMERRESIYTIQYNVRSFMNVKHWPWMKVYYKIKPLLKSAETEKELATMKEDFVKCKEDLAKAEAKKKELEEKMVALLQEKNDLQLQVASESENLSDAEERCEGLIKSKIQLEAKLKETTERLEDEEEINAELTAKKRKLEDECSELKKDIDDLELTLAKVEKEKHATENKVKNLTEEMAAQDESIAKLTKEKKALQEAHQQTLDDLQAEEDKVNTLTKSKTKLEQQVDDLEGSLEQEKKLRMDLERAKRKLEGDLKLAQESIMDLENDKQQSDEKLKKKDFETSQLLSKIEDEQSLGAQLQKKIKELQARIEELEEEIEAERAARAKVEKQRADLSRELEEISERLEEAGGATAAQIEMNKKREAEFQKLRRDLEESTLQHEATAAALRKKQADSVAELGEQIDNLQRVKQKLEKEKSEFKMEIDDLSSNMEAVAKAKANLEKMCRTVEDQLSEIKSKNDENLRQINDLSAQRARLQTENGEFGRQLEEKEALVSQLTRGKQAFTQQIEELKRQIEEEVKAKNALAHAVQSARHDCDLLREQFEEEQEAKAELQRGMSKANSEVAQWRTKYETDAIQRTEELEESKKKLAQRLQEAEEQIEAVNSKCASLEKTKQRLQGEVEDLMIDVERANSLAANLDKKQRNFDKVLSEWKQKYEEGQAELEGAQKEARSLSTELFKMKNSYEETLDQLETLKRENKNLQQEISDLTEQLGETGKSIHELEKAKKAVETEKAEIQTALEEAEGTLEHEESKILRVQLELNQVKGEIDRKLAEKDEEMEQIKRNSQRVIESMQSTLDSEVRSRNDALRIKKKMEGDLNEMEIQLSHANRQASEAQKQLRNVQGQLKDAQLHLDDAVRGQEDMKEQVAMVERRNTLMQAEIEELRAALEQTERGRKVAEQELVDASERVGLLHSQNTSLLNTKKKLEADLVQIQSEVDDTVQEARNAEEKAKKAITDAAMMAEELKKEQDTSAHLERMKKNLEVTVKDLQHRLDEAENLAMKGGKKQLQKLESRVRELEAEVEAEQRRGSDAVKGVRKYERRVKELSYQTEEDKKNISRLQDLVDKLQLKVKAYKRQAEEAEEQANAHLSKLRKAQHELEEAEERADISESQVNKLRAKSRDAGKAKEE, encoded by the exons ATGAGTACAGACGCGGAGATGGCCGTTTATGGCAAGGCTGCCATTTACCTCCGTAAGCCTGAGAAGGAGAGAATCGAGGCTCAGAGCAAACCATTTGATGCCAAGTCTGCCTGCTATGTGGTTGATGATAAAGAGCTGTACGTCAAGGGAACAATCAAAAGCAAAGACGGTGGCAAAGTCACTGTCATTGTGAATGACACTAAAGAG GAGAGAGTTGCAAAGGAGGACGACGTCCACCCAATGAATCCTCCCAAGTTTGACAAGATTGAGGACATGGCCATGATGACCCATCTCAATGAACCCTCTGTGCTGTATAACCTCAAAGAGCGTTATGCCGCATGGATGATCTAC ACTTACTCTGGGCTTTTTTGCGCTACTGTGAACCCCTACAAGTGGCTCCCAGTGTATGATGCAGAAGTGGTGGCTGCCTACAGAGGCAAGAAGCGTATGGAGGCCCCACCCCACATCTTCTCTGTCTCTGACAACGCCTATCAGGCCATGCTGACTG ATAGGGAAAACCAGTCTGTCCTGATTAC TGGAGAATCTGGTGCTGGTAAGACTGTGAACACCAAACGTGTCATCCAGTACTTTGCCACAGTTGCAGTTCAAGGTGACAAGAAGAAAGAGCAGCAGGCTGCCGGTAAAATGCAG GGCTCTCTTGAGGATCAGATCATTGCTGCTAACCCTCTGCTTGAGGCTTATGGTAATGCCAAGACTGTGAGAAATGACAACTCCTCTCGTTTT gGTAAATTCATTAGAATTCACTTTGGCACATCAGGAAAACTAGCCAGTGCTGATATTGAGACAT ATCTGCTGGAGAAGTCTAGAGTGACATTCCAGCTTCCAGATGAGAGAGGCTACCACATCTTCTACCAGATGATGACCAACCATAAGCCTGAGCTGATCG AAATGACGCTCATCACCACCAACCCTTATGACTTCCCCATGTGCAGTCAGGGTCAGATCACAGTGGCAAGCATTGATGATAAAGAGGAGCTGATGGCTACTGAT TCTGCTATTGACATTCTTGGCTTCAGTGCTGAGGAGAAGATGGGCATCTACAAGTTCACTGGAGCTGTGCTTCATCATGGTAACATGAAGTTCAAGCAGAAGCAGCGTGAGGAGCAGGCTGAGCCTGATGGCACAGAGG AGGCTGACAAAATCGCCTACCTTCTGGGTTTGAACTCTGCTGATATGCTGAAGGCTTTGTGCTACCCCAGAGTCAAGGTCGGAAATGAGTTTGTGACCAAAGGCCAGACTGTTCCACAG GTTTACAACTCTGTTAGTGCCTTGTCCAAATCTATCTATGAGAGGATGTTCTTGTGGATGGTCGTTCGTATCAACCAGATGTTGGACACAAAACAGCAAAGAAATTTCTTCATTGGTGTGCTGGATATCGCTGGCTTTGAGATCTTTGAT TTCAACAGCATGGAACAGCTGTGCATCAACTTCACCAACGAGAAACTGCAACAATTTTTCAACCACCACATGTTTGTGCTGGAACAAGAGGAGTACAAGAAGGAGGGCATTGTTTGGGAATTCATTGACTTTGGCATGGACTTGGCTGCTTGCATTGAGCTCATTGAGAAG CCCATGGGTATCTTCTCCATCCTTGAAGAGGAGTGCATGTTCCCCAAGGCTACAGACACTTCCTTCAAGAACAAGCTGTATGATCAGCATCTTGGCAAGTGCAATGCTTTCCAGAAACCAAAGCCTGCCAAAGGCAAGGCTGAGGCCCACTTCTCCCTGGTCCACTACGCTGGAACTGTGGACTACAACATTAATGGCTGGTTGGACAAGAACAAGGATCCACTGAACGAGTCTGTTGTGCAGCTTTACCAGAAGTCTTCTGTCAAACTGCTGGCTACTCTCTACCCACCTGTTGTTGAGG AAACTGGTGGTGGAAAGAAGGGAGGCAAGAAGAAGGGTGGTTCCATGCAGACTGTGTCTTCACAGTTTAGA GAGAACTTGGGCAAGCTCATGACCAACTTGAGGAGCACTCACCCTCACTTTGTGCGCTGTCTGATTCCCAATGAGTCCAAGACTCCAG GTCTCATGGAGAACCACCTGGTTATCCACCAGCTGAGGTGTAACGGTGTGCTGGAGGGCATCAGAATCTGCAGAAAGGGCTTCCCCAGCAGAATCCTCTATGGTGACTTCAAGCAGAG ATACAAGGTGCTGAATGCCAGTGTAATCCCAGAGGGACAGTTTATTGACAACAAGAAAGCTTCTGAGAAACTCCTGGGATCCATCGACGTTGATCACGACCAGTACAGATTTGGACACACAAAG GTGTTCTTCAAAGCTGGTCTTCTGGGTACTCTTGAGGAGATGCGTGATGAGAAACTGGCTGCTCTGGTCACAATGACTCAGGCTCTTTGCCGTGGTTATCTGATGAGGAGAGAGTTTGTGAAGATGATGGAGAGGAG GGAATCCATTTACACCATCCAATACAATGTCCGCTCTTTCATGAACGTCAAACACTGGCCATGGATGAAGGTTTACTACAAGATTAAGCCTCTGCTGAAGAGTGCTGAGACTGAGAAGGAGCTGGCAACCATGAAGGAAGACTTTGTAAAATGCAAAGAAGATCTTGCCAAGGCAGAAGCCAAAAAGAAGGAGCTTGAAGAGAAGATGGTGGCACTGCTGCAGGAGAAAAATGATCTGCAGCTGCAAGTAGCATCT GAATCTGAGAATCTGTCAGATGCTGAGGAGAGATGTGAAGGTCTGATCAAGAGCAAAATCCAGCTTGAagctaaactcaaagagacaactGAGAGACTGGAAGATGAGGAAGAAATCAATGCTGAACTGACAGCCAAGAAGAGGAAGCTGGAGGATGAGTGCTCTGAGCTGAAGAAAGACATTGATGACCTGGAGCTCACCTTGGCAAAAGtggaaaaggagaaacatgccACTGAGAACAAG GTCAAAAACTTGACTGAGGAAATGGCAGCTCAGGATGAAAGCATCGCCAAACTTACGAAGGAGAAGAAAGCCCTCCAAGAGGCACATCAGCAGACCCTGGATGATCTCCAGGCAGAAGAGGACAAAGTCAACACCCTGACCAAATCCAAGACAAAGCTTGAGCAGCAAGTTGATGAT CTTGAGGGTTCCCTTGAACAAGAGAAGAAGCTCCGCATGGATCTTGAGAGAGCAAAGAGAAAGCTTGAAGGAGACCTGAAATTAGCCCAAGAGTCCATCATGGACCTTGAGAATGATAAGCAACAATCTGATGAGAAGCTGAAGAA AAAAGACTTTGAAACAAGCCAGCTGCTCAGCAAGATTGAAGATGAACAATCTCTGGGTGCTCAACTCCAGAAGAAGATCAAGGAACTTCag GCTCGCATTGAGGAACTGGAGGAAGAGATTGAGGCTGAGCGTGCTGCTCGTGCCAAGGTTGAGAAGCAGAGAGCTGATCTCTCCAGGGAACTTGAGGAGATCAGTGAGAGGCTTGAGGAGGCTGGAGGAGCCACTGCTGCTCAGATCGAGATGAATAAGAAGCGTGAAGCTGAATTCCAGAAGCTGCGTCGTGATCTTGAAGAGTCCACCCTCCAACATGAAGCTACGGCTGCTGCCCTCCGTAAGAAGCAGGCAGACAGTGTGGCCGAGCTGGGAGAGCAAATCGACAACCTCCAGCGTGTCAAGCAGAAGCTTGAGAAAGAGAAGAGTGAATTCAAAATGGAGATCGATGATCTCTCCAGCAACATGGAGGCTGTTGCCAAAGCAAAG GCCAATCTTGAGAAGATGTGCCGCACAGTTGAGGACCAACTTAGTGAAATAAAGTCTAAGAATGATGAGAACCTTCGCCAGATAAACGACCTCAGTGCTCAAAGAGCAAGACTTCAAACTGAAAATG GTGAGTTTGGCCGTCAGCTGGAGGAGAAAGAGGCCCTGGTTTCTCAGCTCACCAGAGGCAAACAAGCTTTCACTCAGCAAATTGAGGAGCTTAAGAGACAGATTGAAGAGGAGGTTAAG GCTAAGAATGCACTGGCCCATGCTGTGCAATCAGCCCGTCATGACTGCGACCTGCTCCGTGAGCAGTTTGAGGAAGAGCAGGAGGCAAAGGCTGAGCTGCAGAGGGGAATGTCAAAGGCCAACAGTGAAGTTGCACAGTGGAGAACCAAATATGAAACTGACGCCATCCAGCGCACTGAGGAGCTTGAAGAGTCCAA GAAGAAGTTGGCTCAGCGTCTGCAAGAGGCAGAAGAACAAATTGAGGCTGTGAACTCCAAATGTGCCTCTCTGGAGAAGACCAAACAGAGACTCCAGGGTGAAGTGGAGGACCTCATGATTGATGTGGAGAGAGCCAATTCTTTGGCTGCCAACCTTGACAAGAAGCAGAGGAACtttgacaag GTCCTGTCAGAATGGAAGCAGAAATATGAAGAAGGTCAGGCAGAGCTGGAAGGTGCCCAGAAAGAGGCTCGTTCACTCAGCACTGAGCTGTTCAAGATGAAGAACTCCTATGAGGAGACTTTAGATCAGCTGGAGACCCTCAAGAGAGAGAACAAGAATCTGCAGC AGGAGATTTCAGACCTGACAGAGCAGCTGGGTGAGACTGGTAAGAGCATCCATGAGCTGGAAAAGGCCAAGAAGGCAGTGGAGACTGAAAAGGCAGAGATTCAGACCGCCCTGGAGGAGGCTGAA ggcACCCTGGAGCATGAGGAGTCCAAGATTCTTCGTGTCCAGCTTGAGCTTAACCAGGTCAAGGGGGAGATTGACAGGAAGCTTGCAGAGAAGGATGAGGAGATGGAGCAGATCAAGAGGAACAGCCAGAGAGTCATTGAATCCATGcagagcactctggactctgaggtCAGGAGCAGGAATGATGCCCTGAGAATCAAGAAGAAGATGGAGGGAGACCTTAATGAGATGGAGATTCAGCTGAGCCACGCCAATCGCCAGGCTTCTGAGGCCCAGAAACAGCTCAGGAACGTTCAGGGACAACTCAAG GATGCCCAGCTGCACCTTGACGATGCTGTGAGAGGACAGGAAGACATGAAGGAGCAGGTGGCAATGGTGGAGCGCAGAAACACTCTGATGCAAGCTGAGATTGAGGAGCTGAGAGCTGCTCTGGAGCAGACAGAGAGAGGCCGCAAAGTGGCTGAACAAGAGCTTGTGGATGCCAGTGAGCGTGTTGGGCTGCTGCACTCTCAG AACACAAGTCTCCTGAACACCAAGAAGAAGCTTGAGGCTGACCTtgttcagatccagagtgaaGTTGATGACACTGTACAGGAAGCCAGAAATGCAGAGGAGAAGGCCAAGAAGGCCATCACTGAT GCTGCAATGATGGCAGAGGAACTCAAGAAGGAGCAGGACACCAGTGCTCACCTTGAGAGGATGAAGAAGAATCTGGAGGTGACAGTGAAGGACCTGCAGCACCGTCTGGATGAGGCTGAGAATCTGGCCATGAAGGGAGGAAAGAAACAACTCCAGAAGTTGGAGAGcaga GTTCGTGAGCTTGAGGCTGAAGTTGAAGCAGAACAGAGACGTGGATCTGATGCTGTTAAGGGTGTCCGCAAATATGAGAGGAGGGTGAAAGAGCTGTCTTATCAG aCTGAGGAGGATAAGAAGAACATCAGCAGACTTCAGGATCTGGTTGATAAGTTGCAGTTGAAGGTCAAAGCCTACAAGAGGCAGGCTGAGGAGGCG gAAGAGCAAGCCAATGCTCATCTTTCCAAGCTGAGGAAGGCGCAGCATGAGCTGGAGGAGGCTGAGGAGCGTGCAGACATTTCTGAGTCTCAGGTCAACAAGCTCAGAGCCAAGAGCCGTGATGCTGGAAAG gcCAAAGAAGAGTGA